From the genome of Mucilaginibacter paludis DSM 18603:
ATCTTCAGGGGTGTATTCTAAAGCGAGATTTAACGCGCCGGATTTATACCCTTTTAGATTCATGATGTGAACAAACTTCAATTTGTCATTCTGGCTGCAGTATTCTTCGATGGGCTTCCACAAGCTTTCGGATTCCGTATTGTTATCTACAACTATGATTATGTAGTTTTCGTATTTCTGCCTCAACATGCTATCGAGCGTTTTAAAAACGATGGATGGTTCTTCATTCCTGATAGCCATAAGGATGGCGACTTTTTTTCCAGTTAATTGAGCTGTTATAACTGGAACTTTGTAATTAACCGATACTAAGTTGACGTAATATTTAAAAACCCGATGCAGGACTGATAATAAGCATATAGCTATCATTAACAGTGCTAAAACGATTGATGCCGATTCCATGTTTTTTGAATAATTACAAGATTATTTATGTGTTATTGCTTGATTTGAATGTTTAATTGACACGCTTTTCTTCATCTACCCTTTCTCTGGCCTTGTGATTAGTTGTACCTATCTTATAAGCGTATGACAGCCTGAAAACTCTTGTTTCAAAATTGTTATTCCTGTGAAGGCTAAAGTTGCCGGTTGATAATTGGTTGGTTTCGGTCCAGATATTCGTTTTGAATATATCATTCGCTACAAAACTTAAACTTGATCTTTCCGTTAGTTTCTTCATCAAACCAAAATTCACTTCGCCTGGAATTTTTCTTGTTGTGATCCCGACAATAAAGGGGGATTGGACATACCCTGATAGCTCAATTGAAAGTCCCTTTGGCAGGGTCAAGTTATTTGTGATGTTCAGCCGAACTGTATTCCTGGAAAAGTTCACTCGCTCATTGTATGCATAAATCGTATTGACCATTTGGTATGAATACGTACCACTCACGATAAACTTCCACCAGGTGCTGACTTCATAGGGCGCGTTAGCTGTGAAGGACACCACCTTAAAATGATCAATATTCCTTGGGGTAAGCAAAAGCGTATTAGAATTTACATTTAGGACAGGCTGGAATGTGCTGATTGAGTTTGTATTATTTGAATATTCAAGAGAAAAGAAATAATCATCAAGTTTATAAGAAACCGAATAATTATCTGTCAAAGTTGGTTTTAACTCAACGTTTCCGGTTACATAGGTGTTAGGGTCGAGAAATACGATAAAAGGGGCAATATCGACGAAAGATGGCCGCGAGATTCTTCTATTATAACCTAATTGCAGTGTATTTTCGTTGTTGATTTCGTATTTAGCAGTCACACTTGGGAAAAGATTTCCGTATTTTCTATCGAACAAAGAAAGGTTATTTTGATCTTTTAAAGTAGATGTTGTGTATTCATACCTTAAGCCCCCATCCAAACTGATTTTAGAGGATAAACGATATTGCGCGCTTGAATAAGCTGCATAGATATTCTCATTCAGAAAGTCCTTACCTGTAAGATCAACCAGCAACGAATTATTTGGATCATCGAGATTGTTCTCTGCTACATTATTTGTAAAAGAGGAAATGGCGGTTTTCAAACCACCTTTAAAGGTGAAACTATCACTAGCCTTATTATTATAATCAGTTTTGAAGACGGTAATATGAATGGGGGTATGTTTATCAGTATTTATTAGCTCTGTTTTGGTAGCGCCAGACCCTGAATATTCATTATTATAAACATGTTGATTGTTATTCACGTATGATAAATAATCCGCATTTACAGTAATTAAACTATTGGGATTTATTTGATACCTGGAGTCTACCCCGCTCAATATATCATACCATCGGTCGTGCTCCCTATCTGTTTGGTGAATCACCAGGCCATCACTAACATTTGTATTGTTATCCGCATCCATGTTCCAATGTTTGAAGTAGGCCTGAACATTTGCACCAAATGATAACCGGTCGTTCACGGGGTAATCAAGGCGAAGAGATCCTGAATTTGTGATATTAATTGGATGGCGATCTGTAGTTGTATTAACTTCGAAAACACTGTCGTGATAATCATTCCTCCGATTAACTTTCCATTCCTCTTTACTATTGTTATACATTCCCGAGTAAGACGCAGTTAAGCTAAGCCGGCCAAATTGGTTAGTGTAATTCAAATCTCCTCCGAATTTCCCGCCTCTCCCGTAGCCTCCGTTTACATCGTAACTGAAGCTTTGACCGAGATTACTACCTTTTTTTAAGATAACATTTATAACACCTGCACTTCCTGTTGCATCCATATCGGATGAAGGATTGTTGATCAACTCTATTTTTGATACTACGCCGGTGCCAACACCCTTAAGCATCTGAACGACTTCTGAGATTGGAAGATAGGTTTGTTTGCCATTGATCATTACCAACACCCCTTCCTTGCCCCGCATAGAAATAGTGTTATTTTGCCTATCAACGGCGACTCCTGGCGATCTCTCCAAAACATCGAGAACACTGCCTCCTGACGCACTAATTGTTTCTCCAACATTAACGATGGTTTTATCCATCTTTTGTTGGTAAACGGGCTGTTTGTAGCTGATCTTCACTTCTTTTAGCAACCTGCTTTCTGTATGAAGAATAATGCTCCCCAAATCAATGTTATCTTTCTCCTTCACTATTAAATTGTCAATCACGTAGGCTTGGAAACCGACAAGCGAAATTTTTACTGAATACTTTCCCGCAACAACTCCCTTAAAATAGAAGTCGCCATTATTATCAGTAGGGTTTGAATATGTTCTGGAACTTCCAAGACTCGTTAATTTACAAACGACGTTGGACAGCCTGTTGCCAATAGAATCTTTAACATTACCGTGAATCTGTGAAAAAGAAGTTACTGGAAAAAGTAAGCACAAAAGAATAACAAGTCGCTTCTCTTTCGAGAAGCGATTTAAGATATGATAAGTTTGCAATTATTAGGTTTTTGGTTTGTTTATTAATATTACGATTTCAAAGCTTCTTCGCTCGAATTGCTGTTGGCTAATTTTTCAACTCCCTCTTCAACAATTACTTCTTTAAAAGCAATCAAGAATTCATTGAACTCAACATGTTTATGCATCATGTGTAGCATCTCTTTTTCTATATCAAGCCAGGTTGATATATCTGCCTCATTATGCTGAATTTGGGCCTCAAGTTTATCTAACGCATTTGCTACTTTAGCCTCGTTTGTTTCTTTGGCTTCAAACTCATGCCATAAAGCGTGAAACTTCTCGCCCGTTTCATTATCAAGTGTTTTCCTGATCTCATCGATAGCCGCCATTTCACGCTGTATTTTTAATTCTCTTGTTTCTTTATTAAAAGCATCAAAAGCCCATACATCACCGGCGATAATTTCGATAATGTCATGAATAACAATCATTTCCAACGTTTTTAGAGAATCGACCTTTATCCCCAGATGAGGTTCTACCAGGATAAACATAATTGATATACGCCACGTGTGCTCCGCAACACTTTCCTGACGTCCATCAGAAAGCCAACTGTGTCGTGTAAGTTTCTTAAGATTTTCAGTAAAATGCAGAAAGTCCAGGATTTTTTTTGCTTCTATTTTCATAACCACCAATTTATTAGTTCATCATTTTTAGTTAAAGGAAATATATATTTCTGAGGTTCAAGGGCATCTTCTACGATTTCACTGTAGTCGGCACCTTGTTTTGCGAATATTTTTCGGATCGATGTTATTACTGCTTTTCTTTTTGATCTTGGGATCTGCCTATGAAATGAGTGTTCAGGTTGAAATAATATTACATGACCATCAGGATACCACCTCGTGCTGTCTCTTGTATATATGTCGGACATTACGATCACAAAAAAACTGGTATTGTTAAAAATAAAACGCCAGTTTGGCACCTCTAATTCATTGTCGGTGCCGAGATTATCGTTTAGATAATACATCAGTTTTTTAAAATGTTCTACGAGATCATTCACAGAATCAATTTTGACGCCGAGCTTTACAACGTAAGCATCTAATCGCAGAAAATTAGGACCAGTTACCACGGCAAGGAAATCTTTTTTTAATTTGCTAAGCGTAGAATCGTCTGTATCTAATACTTCTTCTTTAAAATACTCTACGACGGCTTTTGGAGCATAAGGACACGATGTAATCTCCTTTAAATCTATGCCATGAACATTATGATTCATTGTGTTATAAGTATTATTTAGGTTCGATTGTCTCGGTTTAGCCTATTGGTAAAGGCCTGGCACAAATATATGTACGCTGGTATTTTGACAATATTAATAAATTATTACCATTGAAAACTCTATTTTTTTAATAAAATTATAGCATTATAATACAAACACGTGAAATATAATAATAGGAAAAATAATTTCGTTATACTTTATAAAACATAACGCTTTTCCGCACAAAATACTTTGTTAGCTTAATAATAATAATTAGATGCTATTTCCGATTAAGGATACAAACCATTAAAATTTAGATGGAGACTGCGACTTACAGCAATGTGCTATTTCATTTCCCTTAGTTCTTTGAGTGCTGGCTTGATGACTTCTTGATAGAATTCAAAAGGAGGTTTGCCATTAAGGTTTGGAGATATGATTTTGTCCAACGGCTCTTCCGGTACGGATAAACCAGCCGGAATATATTTAATCTTTAAATCACCTGTTTCAATTTGATTTGGTTTAAAAAGACGCGCAAATACCGAATAATTAGTTTTTATACGCGATAGATTACTTCCAGCATTCCCTTGAACATTCATGATGAGACTTAGGTCGGGACTAATAAGGTCTATTTCCCGAGGTTTGTAAATCTTGAAATCTTTTGTGATCACTGTATCGGGCAACCATTTCTCTTCGCCGAAAGCATAAGGTTGCTGTTTTAACGTAAGGTCAATAATATTAAATGGCGGCGCTACTATCCAAGTATGGCCGCCTACAGGTTCCGGGTTAACATTGAAAGACCAAAAATAACGAGGTTTAAGTTTAAGCTTGGACTGAAACTCTATCGTTGAACTACCGTTAACAATATAGTTCCAAAACCCCTCAGCCTCTAAAATACGAACTAGTGCGAATGATATATCAATAGAAGCGCCAAATTGTCCATGATTAACTAATTCGTTATACAGTAAATTACATATAAATGGAATCTCGACAGTCGCCCTTCGAAGGTAGCTTTCATCGTACTTTTTTAATTGAACAAAAGCGGCATAGTTTTCCAAAAAATCAGGAGTTGCGCTTTCTTCCCACAGAAAACCTGGATCGTCATAAAAACCAAGAATGGAAGTATCAATTTGCAAGCGACGAAATAATTCCTCTAATTCAGGCAAACTTGTCTTTAACTCAGTTTTCGATGTGTGGGCCATAACTTCTAAAGTTCCAACAGGATTCAATGTTTTAGACTCTCTAAATGCAGGGGATAAAAAACAGGCATCAATGAGAAATGAAACAAAGATACTTATTGCACATGGCATCATCCAAAAAGCTATTGTTATTTAGAAAATGAATGAACTAATTTCGGGCTACTACTTAAACGGTAGTTATCGCATAGCTGGTAGTCTTGTGTCAATGATTAAGTAGATTATGATAAAATATTTGACAAAAACCTCCTTATATTTAGGTCAATGAACAATATTAATTTTTTTCATGTTTATATAAGGCTGTAAGCCTCGCGGTCGACATATTGAGCGAAGCACGACGTTTTCTTTGGAATTGCACCCTTTTGCCGGAAATTGAAGCCTTCTGGCCGGAATCAGAGAAGATACAACATATCGATGTCTGGCGTGAAGTAAATTTAGTTGATGGTTATCAGGTTAATATCTCACAAAATTATTGCAATCAAGCCTCAGCCGGAGCGAAGGGAAAAACTGTTCTTCGTAAATCTCGGCGGATATCAAGAAAATAAGTTTGAAGAGCAGCATTACGTTTTACTGATGTAAAAAAGAAAGGGACACAGAATAGTCCCGGTTTAAAGCAATGCCGGATTCGGGTAATTATCGCTTTGATCTCCGGCTACATGATCCAGGCAGGCAAAATCCTTTTCTATGAGCAGATAGAGTTTCCCATCGTTAGTGTTGAAGTCTACATTATCTGTAGCCATCCATTGCTGTATTATACTTTCGGGCAATATAGCACAATCTTGTTCTAGTGTTAAGTTAAATATAATATGACGTATAAAAGCGTATATTTGTAAAACAAATTACAGATGGTACGTTATACGATAAAACTTACAAAAGAGGAGGTTGGAGAGTTATACTCGATAATCAACAAGGGCTCCCATAGTTCTCAAACATTCCGGACAGCCTATATACTATTGAATTGTGATGAAGGGGAATATGCGGAGAAAATAACAAATGAACAGATCAGCAAAGTCCTGAAAGTAGGGATGCGAACGATAGACCGGGTGAAGAAAAAGTTTATTGAAGAGGGTTTTGAAGGTGTTTTAGATCGTCGCCCCACCAGCCGTGTTTATGAAACAAAATCAGATGGCGATGTAGAAGCGAAGCTGGTTGCCTTGTGTTGCAGCGAGCCGCCTGAGGGGTTTGCTAAATGGTCATTAAGGCTACTCGCCGATAAAATGGTAGAGTTGGAATATGTAGAAAGTATTTCGCATGTAACAGTAAGAAGTGTGCTTAAAAAAACGAACTTAAGCCTTGGAAAGTAAAGGGCTGGGTAATACCACCGGAAAAAAGCAGCGAATTTGTAGCCAATATGGAACGCGTATTGGATGTATACAAAAAACCTTATGATGAGGAATTTCCGGTTGTATGTATGGATGAGTCGCCAAAACAATTGATAGAAGAAGGGCAGCCCTCTCAAGCCATGAAGCCTGGCCAGGAGGCAAGAGTAGATTACGAGTACATAAGGCATGGGGTAGTCAATATATTTATGGCCAACGAGCCTTTGAGGGGCAAGCGCTTTGTAGAAATTACGGCGTTTAAAACCAAAAAGGACTGGGCTTTATTCGTAAAAAGAATAGCAGATGAATGGTACCCGACAGCGAAAAAAATAACTTTAGTAATGGACAATTTTAAAACCCATTCGGCCTCTGCATTTTACGAGACATTTGAACCAGCCGAAGCCAAAAGGCTATGGGATAGGTTTGAGTTTGTTTATACGCCCAAGCATGGAAGCTGGCTCAATATGGCCGAGATAGAATTGCATGTATTGAATGGGCAATGCCTAAACAGGCATATTTCAACAATGCTGAAGATCAATGAAGAGGTAGCGGCATGGCAACACAACAGAAATAATAAGAACAGCAAAATTAACTGGCAGTTCGAAAATAAAGATGCGCGAATAAAACTGAAAAGACTTTATCCGTCATTACACGATTAACATAACACTAGTAATATTGGCTGACAATTAATCTACCATATTAGATTATATGTCATAAACGAGGTCAGGTGTTGATATTAATCTGTTCTTTCAGGTTGAACTGTGCCTAAATTATTTTACTTCGCAAAAGCAATTTTAAAGCTAACCACCTGTTTAATACACCTGGCCGGTTTTTTTTCGCCTTGCACAATAATGCGGAATGGGCCGTCGGCCGGGAGAAATGGTTTTCCATCTACTTGGTTGGCAAGTATGATCATGCGGTCAGTATAGCTTTTATCAAGCTCGGCCAAGGTAAAGGTCACCTGGTAACCATCGCTGGCATCAACCAATAAATATTTAGTGAGGTTTTCGCCCTTCAATTCGGGGCCCATGGTAACACCGGCTTTTTGTAATAGGTCGGCAACAAGCACACCCGAGTAGGTGTGATCTTTACCGTCCTTGTCCTTTCTTACTACTATGGTTTGATTGAACTTCTGCAGGTCTTCATTATTAATAGTCAGCGGAGTAGTAACCTCCCCTGTTATTTTTACTGCAGCCTGTTGAGATTGCGCTATGGTAAGCAAGGGCGAAAGGCTCAAAAAAGCCAGGGCGATAATTAAAAATATTTTTTTCATGGTATATTATTTATTTGTGGTGATGCGTAAATGCGGGTTGGAAAATGAAGGGTTACTGATGAAAACTGAATCTGTTAACATGTTTAAAAAAGCGAGCAGCTCTTTTTTTTCTTCGGGTAGTAGCTTTAATGACGTGCCACCAATTTCATTAGACTCACCCTGTAAAAAGGAACTTAAAGAAGCGGATTGTTTGATGTGCTCGCTATAGTGGTCTATCACTTCTTCCAGTATTTTAAAGCGGCCGTCATGCATATAGGGCGCAGTGAGCGCTATATTCCTTAACGTAGGCACCTTGAAACGTCCGCGATCTGCGGGTAAGCCTGTTAAGGTTTCTATACCAGCATCTTTGGGAATGCTATCCAGGCCATTGTTGTGAAATAACTCCATATAGGTTTTGGCTCCCCCATGGCAATGCGCACAGTTTGCGCCACGGATACCTTTTTCGGGCTGCGGGAATTGGTTAAATAAGGCCATTCCTTTTAATTCCTGTTCGTTGGGCTGATAGGCATTTCTTAAATATTGGTCATAGCGCGAATTAGCAGAGATTAGGGTGCGCTCAAATTGGGCTATGGATTTCACAATACGGTCGCCATTAATCAGGGTATCGCCATAAACCAACCTGAATAACGCAGGATAGGATTGAATACGACTGAGTTTTTGGGCTGATATAGTTAAAGATTGCCCCATTTCATGCGGATTGCTCAAGGGGGTGGCGGCCTGGTCTTCCAGGCTGGCCGCGCGACCGTCCCAAAATAATTTCCGGGTCCAAAGCAGGTTAACCAACGACATCGAATTTCGGGTTGATAATACATGGTCAACACCTTCGCTCAATGCTTTACCATCCGTAAAGGCTTTCTCTTGCCGGTGACAGCTTGAGCAGGATAATTTATTGTTGGCCGAAAGCGCTGTTTCATAAAATAGAAGGCGACCGAGGTAAACACCTTGTTTTGTAGTAGGATTATCAGCAGGAACATTAATGCGATTTCCGAAGTTAGCCGGGTAGACCAATTGAAAGGAACCAGTGGGGATAGGATCTTCATAATAAGTCCTGGCCGATAATCCAACAGTGAGGACGAACAGGAACGACAGTACACCAACTTTAGATAAAGTTTTATGCCGGTTAAATTTCAATTTATATCGTTCTGTCAACACCTCAAATGATCAATTAATAGTTAAACATCAGGTTAACAAAATAATTTCTTCCTTCTTCGGGATAACCTTCTACAAGTGTATAGTTACGATCGAACAAGTTGTTTACTCCGCCCTCTAAAGATAATCCTTTTACCAAAGTAAGGTGTGCTTTTACATTGCTTAAATAAAACGCGCCAGATGTTGTGCCGTAACTGGTGCTATATCTTTTTGAATTATATTCTTCAGATGCCAGCAGGTATAATTTGGCAACAGGCGAATACTGTATTGAAGCAAACAAGCTATGTTTGGGCACATCTGTAAAATATATTTGAGGAGCCGACAGATTGTTGCGCACAATGAGGGTGTAATTGGCATCCAGTCTTAATCGGGTGTTAATTGGGTAACCAGCCGCAAACTCTGCACCATAATATTCTGCCTGGCCAACATTTTGCACTTGAGAAAGGTTGGCGTGCGTGGTAGGATCAACAGCTACATTATTAACGGTTTGAATACTATTATTGATTTTACTGTAAAAGCCGGATGCCTGTAAGGTTAATTTACTGCCAATAAGTGTGTGATAGCTCAAATCATAATTTAAAGCATCCTCTGCTTTCAGATTGGGATTGGGAATGGCTGTGCCCAGTTTAAAGGAATAGCGATCTTTGATGGTTGCAAACCGGGTTTTACGCGCAACTGAAAAGCTTAGGGAATTGGTATTATCCAGATCATATTGAACCAGGCCCTGCACGTCCCATGCGCTGTTTCCGCCACCGGGCAGATCAGAAATTACGTTATTGCTGTACAGCTGCGCCTGGGTATTGCGCCTGTCATTAAAACCTACACCCGCATTTACCTTCAGGGCCGAAGTAATATGGTAAGTGTCTTCGGCACCCGCGTAGAAATTATTATCAGCATCACGTCGTATTGGTTCGCCTACGTTGTGCTCTCGGTGCACATCCTGTTTGTATTGGCCCACAATACTAAGGCTGTTGTTCTTAATATCCGTATTTTCAAATATCACACTGCCGCCTAATGTGTAATCATTATAAATACTTTTAAAAGCATAAGGTTTGGTAATGGTGCTATAGTTTACATCGTCATAACTGTCAATCTCGTTTTTAAACTGGCTGTAATACCAGCGGGTTTTAATCACATTAGTTGTATTGATTTTGTTGTTGCTTAACAGGTACAGGCCCTGTGTATCCCAGTTAGGCCATTTCCAGTAACGGGGTTTGGTGAGTAAAGAATTTTGCGTGTCGTCGCCCGCATATACGGGTGTGCCTTTTGTACCATGATGGTAACTATAGCCAATAGCATATTCCTGCGATGCTGTTGGCGTAAATCCAACTTTGCCGCTTACATCAATATCGTTACTATACGAGTTATCCCTGTGGCCACCATCTTCATTTTTAACCGGCGTAAAAGACGACGAAAGCGGATAATAATCACGTTTTAATTGTGAAGCAGAAACCTGGTAATAAAACTTACCTAAGTTAGACCCAATATTTGTGTTAAGCCGATAGCCGCCGTTAAGGTATCCGGCAACCGCGTTCAGTTCAAAAGGGTTTGCAGGTTTACGGCTCACCATGTTTATCGCTCCACCTTCGGCATTGGGTCCGAATAATACGGATGAATAACCTTTAGAAATATTAATCTCCGACAGGTTAAATGTATTATACCTTGCCAAATCCACATAACCATCATAAGGTACATATAAAGGAATCCCATCTAAATAAACAGGAACCTGGCGGATATCAAACCCACGTATATTTACCGCCGACTCATTTCGCGGACCAATGGCTGTAAGGGTAACACCGGGCAATAAACTCAAGGCATGCGATACATCGTACCGGTTATATAAATTAAGCGTGCCAGCGCTAAGCTTGTTGCTTCTTAAACTGTCTTTGGTGCCAATAATATTAACCTGGCCAAGTTGGAAAACATGTTTGCTTGTATCTGCAACCTGCGCGTTAGCCTTCAAGCTAAAAAAATATGACACGATTAATAGGATAATTGTAAATAAAGGTAATGGTAGCTTCATTCTTATAATTTCGTTATATTTTCTTATACATAACGCTAAGATATAGAAAAGCTTCAATGCTTTTTCTTTTATAGAAAATTCAATTATTTAATATTGTCTTTAATAGAAAGGGAGTACATGGCTGTTAATCTTGAGTATTTTTCTGGCGGTTTTATATTAGAAAGATTAAAATCAATCTGTTTTGCTATTTTCTTTAAGAAAATCACGAAATTTCTGTTGTAAATCACGAAACTCTTTGATTAATTGAATGCCTTGCTCTGTTATGACCGCCATTCCTCCACCTTTACCGCCTCGATGCGAAATTACTACCGGAGTGCCGAAATGTGAATTCAGGTGATTGATCATATCCCACGCTTGCTTATAGGACATTTTCATTTGAATAGCCGCCTGCCGAAGAGAACCCGAAGCCTGTATTCTTTCAAGCAGCTCAACCCTTCCTGGACCAAGCATTTGTTCGCCATCAATCTCCATCCACATTCTGCCGTTTAATTTGAATGTTATTTCTTTCATAAATGATAAAATTACGAGAAAAATGGGCATGTGTAGTTATTTAGGCTTTCAGAAAGAGAAAATCGAGCAAAAAGGGCGAGGATTATACTTTTTAATTAAGTCTAATTTTTTTTAGAGTGCACCTATTTTAATCAATTCTTTGACAACACGGTGCGGATTCTGCTCCGCCTCAATTCATATAATAACGACAAAGGAGAAAGACAAGAATGCGGTTACTGCGATCAGCAGCTTCCTTTCGCTTTTCCTTTTAATTTTTTTCGGTTTCATACGTTTATTTAATCAGTTTTGTGCCCATAAGACGCTAATAGCAGATCCATATCTTCCATCAACCGGGCAACCTGTTTTTCATCAGTTCCGTCATAAGCACCACGAATACGTTTCTCCTTGTCAACCAATACCAGATAGCCCTGATGCATATAACCGCCGTTTTGTCCGGCAGATTCTGCAACGGATACAAGATAGTTCTTTTCCGCCAAAGTGTAAATCACTTCCTTGCTGCCATGCACAAATTCCCATTGCGTGCCGGTAATTCCCAGTTTAACCGCATAGCTTTTTAATACATGCGGTACATCATACTTAAAATCGATACTGTGGGATAACAGCATCACCTCGGTGTTGCCTTTGTATTTATCGTAAACCTTCAGCAAGTTACGGTGCATCACCGGGCAGATGGTGGGGCAGGAAGTAAAGAAAAAGTCTGCCACGTAGATCTTGCCATCAAAAGTATGGTTATCGATCATAGTGCTGTCCTGATTCAGGAACCGGAAGGCCGGAATAGTCTGGTAGACCGTATCGGTAATGACTTTACCACCAACGGTTTTTTGTATAAGATGCCGACTGCCTAAAATCGGAAGTTGCTTTTGCGAAGGACGGCAGGCTACCAAAACTAAAGCGGCGAGCATGTAAGCATATTGTTTTTTCATTAGGTTACATTTTCATATGATCCATGCTTTTCATGGTCGTATCTGCTTTCAAATTGAATTTTCGGAGATAACCGGTTGATTCTTTTAACACTGCTTTATACAGGCTGTCGAGTTGGGCTATCTTTGTTTTCTGACCATTAAAATAATCCACGGCCTCTTGATTAGACTTGCCGTCAACATCGGTCTTAAAATTGTGCATCCAGTCGTTCATGCGTTCATCGGCATCATCGAGCTTTTTGGTTAACCGTTTTATTTCCCGATGCTCGGCGGCAGTGTCCAATGAGGGTTGTTGCGCTTTCAGTTTGGCCAGGCCCG
Proteins encoded in this window:
- a CDS encoding HD domain-containing protein, with amino-acid sequence MKIEAKKILDFLHFTENLKKLTRHSWLSDGRQESVAEHTWRISIMFILVEPHLGIKVDSLKTLEMIVIHDIIEIIAGDVWAFDAFNKETRELKIQREMAAIDEIRKTLDNETGEKFHALWHEFEAKETNEAKVANALDKLEAQIQHNEADISTWLDIEKEMLHMMHKHVEFNEFLIAFKEVIVEEGVEKLANSNSSEEALKS
- a CDS encoding YqcI/YcgG family protein, encoding MNHNVHGIDLKEITSCPYAPKAVVEYFKEEVLDTDDSTLSKLKKDFLAVVTGPNFLRLDAYVVKLGVKIDSVNDLVEHFKKLMYYLNDNLGTDNELEVPNWRFIFNNTSFFVIVMSDIYTRDSTRWYPDGHVILFQPEHSFHRQIPRSKRKAVITSIRKIFAKQGADYSEIVEDALEPQKYIFPLTKNDELINWWL
- a CDS encoding molybdopterin-dependent oxidoreductase, which produces MKKIFLIIALAFLSLSPLLTIAQSQQAAVKITGEVTTPLTINNEDLQKFNQTIVVRKDKDGKDHTYSGVLVADLLQKAGVTMGPELKGENLTKYLLVDASDGYQVTFTLAELDKSYTDRMIILANQVDGKPFLPADGPFRIIVQGEKKPARCIKQVVSFKIAFAK
- a CDS encoding IS630 family transposase (programmed frameshift); translated protein: MVRYTIKLTKEEVGELYSIINKGSHSSQTFRTAYILLNCDEGEYAEKITNEQISKVLKVGMRTIDRVKKKFIEEGFEGVLDRRPTSRVYETKSDGDVEAKLVALCCSEPPEGFAKWSLRLLADKMVELEYVESISHVTVRSVLKKNELKPWKVKGWVIPPEKSSEFVANMERVLDVYKKPYDEEFPVVCMDESPKQLIEEGQPSQAMKPGQEARVDYEYIRHGVVNIFMANEPLRGKRFVEITAFKTKKDWALFVKRIADEWYPTAKKITLVMDNFKTHSASAFYETFEPAEAKRLWDRFEFVYTPKHGSWLNMAEIELHVLNGQCLNRHISTMLKINEEVAAWQHNRNNKNSKINWQFENKDARIKLKRLYPSLHD
- a CDS encoding cytochrome-c peroxidase, with translation MLTERYKLKFNRHKTLSKVGVLSFLFVLTVGLSARTYYEDPIPTGSFQLVYPANFGNRINVPADNPTTKQGVYLGRLLFYETALSANNKLSCSSCHRQEKAFTDGKALSEGVDHVLSTRNSMSLVNLLWTRKLFWDGRAASLEDQAATPLSNPHEMGQSLTISAQKLSRIQSYPALFRLVYGDTLINGDRIVKSIAQFERTLISANSRYDQYLRNAYQPNEQELKGMALFNQFPQPEKGIRGANCAHCHGGAKTYMELFHNNGLDSIPKDAGIETLTGLPADRGRFKVPTLRNIALTAPYMHDGRFKILEEVIDHYSEHIKQSASLSSFLQGESNEIGGTSLKLLPEEKKELLAFLNMLTDSVFISNPSFSNPHLRITTNK
- a CDS encoding DUF1543 domain-containing protein; this translates as MPEIEAFWPESEKIQHIDVWREVNLVDGYQVNISQNYCNQASAGAKGKTVLRKSRRISRK
- a CDS encoding outer membrane beta-barrel family protein encodes the protein MQTYHILNRFSKEKRLVILLCLLFPVTSFSQIHGNVKDSIGNRLSNVVCKLTSLGSSRTYSNPTDNNGDFYFKGVVAGKYSVKISLVGFQAYVIDNLIVKEKDNIDLGSIILHTESRLLKEVKISYKQPVYQQKMDKTIVNVGETISASGGSVLDVLERSPGVAVDRQNNTISMRGKEGVLVMINGKQTYLPISEVVQMLKGVGTGVVSKIELINNPSSDMDATGSAGVINVILKKGSNLGQSFSYDVNGGYGRGGKFGGDLNYTNQFGRLSLTASYSGMYNNSKEEWKVNRRNDYHDSVFEVNTTTDRHPINITNSGSLRLDYPVNDRLSFGANVQAYFKHWNMDADNNTNVSDGLVIHQTDREHDRWYDILSGVDSRYQINPNSLITVNADYLSYVNNNQHVYNNEYSGSGATKTELINTDKHTPIHITVFKTDYNNKASDSFTFKGGLKTAISSFTNNVAENNLDDPNNSLLVDLTGKDFLNENIYAAYSSAQYRLSSKISLDGGLRYEYTTSTLKDQNNLSLFDRKYGNLFPSVTAKYEINNENTLQLGYNRRISRPSFVDIAPFIVFLDPNTYVTGNVELKPTLTDNYSVSYKLDDYFFSLEYSNNTNSISTFQPVLNVNSNTLLLTPRNIDHFKVVSFTANAPYEVSTWWKFIVSGTYSYQMVNTIYAYNERVNFSRNTVRLNITNNLTLPKGLSIELSGYVQSPFIVGITTRKIPGEVNFGLMKKLTERSSLSFVANDIFKTNIWTETNQLSTGNFSLHRNNNFETRVFRLSYAYKIGTTNHKARERVDEEKRVN
- a CDS encoding DUF7009 family protein, coding for MPESIIQQWMATDNVDFNTNDGKLYLLIEKDFACLDHVAGDQSDNYPNPALL